The Microplitis mediator isolate UGA2020A chromosome 10, iyMicMedi2.1, whole genome shotgun sequence genomic sequence ATTCAAAGATATCGACACTGGTAGTAaaggttttttttcaattctacgCGCGACTTTAAGTATGCGACTATTATTATATTGACTGTTTTCATTCTTCAGCGAATGAAACAATTCATTGTTTACAATTACATAAAAacaaatcttgattttttttaaaaaccttAAGGGCCTATACCTATTCTATATTTAATGGAACACTAGTGCGCTTGTATTGCGCGCGAGCGCGTACGTGTCGCTTttgtgatactgaaattagctgataactaatttttttatttttttaacgatcactaatagccactttagcttgaaattgacagtaatttgacaatTGAAATTACCGAAATTTACTGCCGAATCTgctgacaatttgacagcaaaagtttgaaagaaaaatttatggttAATTTTCCGCAATTTAAaggtaactttttttactagAAAGAAACCTtggggccagtttttcaaaccgagtttatttttatccgggttttaattaatattgctaatatatctatatattaataattagggccaggatttttgtgctaatttaaaaataatgaatacttAGTGATGTGaagtttttgatattacggatAAAATATTGgccttattaaaaaattttttaaacaaaagttgtaggaaattgtatttccttaaaaaaaatgtttcttataattttttcgtaggactaataagaatgccgtaatttcaaatttaaggttttcataattaattaaattttgaataattcattatgaattttaatttttgaattacggtgaaaatattggtcttattaaaaaattttttaaacaaaagttgtaggaaattgaatttccttaaaaaaatgtttcttaaaattttttcttaggactaataagaaagccgtaatttcaaatttaagattttcataattaattaaattttgaatctttcattgtgaattttaatttttgaattacggtgaaaatattggtcttattaaaaaattttttaaacaaaagttgtaggaaatttaattttctaaaaaaaatatctcttataattttttttttaggactaataagaaagccgtaatttcaaatttaagattttcataattaattaaattttgaataattcattatgaattttagtttttgaattacggtgaaaatattgatcgtataaaaaaatcataagagacattttttgaataaaaatcaatttcctacaacttttgttcgaaaacttttttaataagaccaatattttccccgtaatatcaaaaattttaactactcatttcaaaaataaggcaaaaaatcttgttcttattaataacatatagatataccagcaatgataattaaaacccggataaaaataaactcggtttgaaaaactgaaccttaataaaagttttcttgaatttttcgtcaaatgtccgtcaacttcgggtttttccgtttttcgaagacaatttgtatacaaattttgaaatgaattcgcattctaattcgggtggtaaattttcgtcaaattatacagcaaattgtcgtcaaaaacggaaaaactcgaagttgacggacatttgacgaaaaattcaaggaaatttttgtaaagtaaacttttgctgaagcaaactgtgctattaggaaCAAGTTCAACGCAAGCGCATCCGCGCCATGTTTTAAAGGCGGCAATTCAAAAGTTTCGGACACTTTTCATACAAATTGCTAATCACTAACACATACACTGGCCTATGGAGAGTAAAGGTTGAATGCAaacacataaatataaacattagCAGAGTGGATTTTCAAACATGAGaaagttttagaaaaattcattaaaaagttttaatactaaaaaaataattcagacaattttcattgtttattgatataaaatagTATACTAAATTATAGTATCACtcattcatttcttttttattttctttacatCTTTTCTCCCACTCTGCCCTATTCGTCGCTCGCTCCAGCGCTTCTTTCATTCTTTTGTCTTTACGGGTTTCTTTTCTAAATGCAAAATACATTTCCCTGTAGTCCAACATATTTAACGTATTTACAACATCGTCTTCACATGGTTCTCTTATTTTTACGTAGGTCAATAATCTCCGACTTGAATGGATGCTCAATACTTGTTCGGAGTTAGCGATTATTTTCAAACAAGGGTGTGACGGTAATTGATCCGTGGAATAGTAAtccctaaaaatttttaaatgttagttaaataaaactgTAGTATTTGTTTAGTATCGAAGAAATAAGACGATACCTATAGACCGGAAACCAACAAACTAATCTGCCATTTACTACTAAATGCCGAACAGCAAAATCTAATAAGTCGTTAAATATAtgaggtaaattataaattatttttgatggtATATGCGTTGAAACTTGATTTTCTTGTATATTTGGATTTGTTTTCGCACTTCCAATACGTTCCGTTGCTTCTCGAATTCCGTAAGGTGCTGcagatataaataattatatttaaataaatacttgacAATTTCAGCGAAAATACTATGAACTGTTCTTACGATCAGTTATGATGACATCAACCCGCATCTGTGGTTTCCACATACTTCTTGAAAAATCTGACACAACAACATCTAAGTAACAAGAACTTTTTCCATATTGTTTTATATTGGCAGCTACACTTTCATCGCTGCTCCGTAtctgcaataaattaaattttttaattaatttgaaataatctTAAAATATTAGATTgcgtaacattttttttattgggcgaggaaattcaagttattaaaaaagagAACGGATTTTCATCAGTAGACGGAGTGATTCATGAGGAAGgcttaccctgattaaacaactgaattcgatcgaattaaacggaattaaatttttaattctatttaattcagataaattctgttaattcggtacctaacttaaaaatgaattctgtctaattcggcgggaaaaccagaatttgtccaaattaaaacgaatttaaataattctattcggtttaattctgattaattcgaaaataattatccaatttctggttctgaatccgaattaaactgaattaaagcaaatttgaaatttcttaatcggttttattcttttgaattcaaattcaaattttcaattcagttgaattctgttttgcagaattcgacagaatataacagaattaaaatttttaattcggtcgaattcagttgtttaatcagggtagatgtataatttattgagaTTTTGTGTAAATTGGCTGAAATATGACGATGATAGATAAAgaagtcgaaaaaaatcatGGTGGCTGAGAGATTGACTGGTGTACGCCGCGTAAACTAATAAAGTTATATGAAAACAATGTATTATGGAATTATTCCTCTTAAAAATAGATCTATCAAACTGTAGCAACGATGTATATTTATCTTGTAAGATTAACACAcaataacgaaaaaatatcCGTGCAAAGCCAGGGTAGTTTGCTAGGAATGTATCAATCCTAGTAGCattcttaataaattcttaCGTAAATCTGTATCTTCAATCTTCAGCAAGTCTACATCGTAATCTTGGACAAGTCTAAGGCAAGACACTTCCGTAAGATACCTTAAGTAAATCTGTAGCAGTAGTTGCTGAAGATTCATCAGCTCACTTGCTGCAGAATTGCTCAAGATACCCAGATACGGCTGCCCTCTTCGTTACTTCGCGAGTCGTCTATTCAGCGTTagtataataaattcaatggCGCCTACTTAATGttcgatataattttatcgagTGACAGAATTGTTCATTGTTGccactcaaaattttaatgaggACCACTGGGTTTGCTAAAGGTGCTGCGTTTGAGCTTGGAGTGACTCGGAGATAAAGAAACCCGATGTAAGCAATTCTGCAGCAACTGACCGAACATTGTTATATAGCGCGTATATTGCTCAAGAATTGCTGCAGACTTACTACAGATTTCCGTAAGTGTCTTTAAGAAGAATCTTAAGCAAGACTTGATGAAATCTTTAGCAAGTCTACTTATGAAATCCATCCACTTCAAGTCTTGTTCAAatctttcataaaaaaattgctgaAGGATTTCGACAAGTAACTTGCTTGTAAATGCTAGTAAGTAACTTGCTAGTAATGCTACTAGAAATGGTTCTTcatgattattgttattttctcGCAACACCACATAAACAAGTGTATAATTgattaacataaaataatactttttgtGTTATTCTCGTAGGCCTTGTCCGAGCATGTAGCATCATAAAATCAATGTCAGCTCCTAAAATATAACCACCGAATTGTGCAGCAGCTACGAGAAGAGATCCTGTCCCGACAAACGGATCAAATATAATATCTCCGTTTTTAACCTGTGCCTGATTCGCCATCAGCAACGAAAGCTGAGGGTCCATAGAAGTAGTCCCGATAAATTTTCGGGTTTTCAATGACAACTTTTGAATCAAATCTCTCTGACCATTGGctatctgaaaattttattcaattttaaatagatTATCAATGGAAGGTTGCCCTATACCTGAATAAAAGTTAAGAAGTTCTAACccattttccaaaaaatagtttttcagGTGATTCAGATATAGTATTGGAATTGGTACCATAGTACTCAATGTAATAAAAACTATTGTCTGGGTTATTCAACTTTACTGGTCCCTCGAACGGCAGATAATTGAGTGTCTGTAAATTTAAACTAGATTAATTCGTTAGTTTACAACATATCCAGTGATAAAGATCCACTTACTTCAATTCTCTcaactttttctttttgagtAATATGTTTAGAAAAAGTTTCGacaattattttgaaagttttatcTCGATTGTTGTAATATTGTCTCTTTTCGCTTGCATGTGTCCTCAACGTTTCGTGAAATTTATCCGGATCAGAGGCTTGGGCCCAAAGTTCCATGCAAAATTTTAAAGACACTGATCTACTggctatttttttaataattgtctCGCAGTCAGTTTCGACAATCCAATAAggctgtaaaaattaaaaaataatcttctttttcaaaaacaaaataaaataaaaaaaatactgtttgcTTTACATGGACTGTAGATTTTTCTGATATCTTCAATTTAGATGACACTacgttgaataaatttaatatcgaattaatttcctgaaaatttaatttgttttgagcgcattctcagacagtgcccctcactttttaaaaattttcattgaatttCAACTGTCATtcctaaatttaattaatcatcaaaaaaaaattaaaaccttaattgaaaaaagcgCAGTTGCAATTTCGCCGaagtatagaatttaaaaaaaaattacagtcaTTAATaaggagttttaaaaaatttttcgaatgaATTTCAGActacgaaatttgaaaattcgaattataaaattgagcTGAAgcttttactgaaatttattttcaaaatttattttaaatcccaattgatatcaactccaattttttaaaaatttatatctcagCGAAATTGCAACTACGTTGTCTTCTTTTCAATTTAtgcttttacttttttattttaaataattaataaaattttgctacGTCTTCCTGATTTAAAAACACGATTCAAAACGATtagaaatgattcaaaacaattcaattttaatacaaCGTGATAAATAGTAGAATTGAGTCTAGTGAATTTTGTGGAGATTTattgtaagaaataaatttgtgaACGTGCAATTTGTCTCTCATCATCTCCACGTGGGAAATAAGTTGTACCGTTGGTGAACCATAAGATAAATTCATCATTGAgtaaatcgttttgtttaatcagggctaCGACAGTTGAAAttcatcgaaaatttttaaaaagtggagggcactgtctgagaatgacTATAAGTACTTTTAATCCAtgcttttaatttatcttacCGGAACCCGGAAATCAATGTGCTCGTGTGCAaaccaaaataaatatttttttggtagaGAGTtcattgtttaaatattattctttCTCAGTAcaagtaacaaaaaatatatttcatgctatgaaaaaaaactttttaaattgcaTTTCAAATGCGCTTTTACAAGGTTACtaatagtaaaattataacacgatatttaaattcaaataatctaGGAATTCAAGTTAAGGTCAAAATTTCTGTTATAATAAATGAGGTGAGGGCTTCGAAAGCTAACCAAAAATCGACCCTTTTTATAAACAAGAGACATGCAGTTTCCATTTGTCCTTCCTATAGTAAAAAGTACATAAAGTATATGATCAACAATCTATTCTTAATGTGATTGGCTGATTATAACATAGAAATAGACACAACAACAAAATCTATTTACACtagaaaaatgtataaaatagaACACGCACGCGCTTGCGCGCAAAACGgcaaaactagacacttgttATTAATGACTGGC encodes the following:
- the LOC130676157 gene encoding tRNA (guanine(10)-N2)-methyltransferase homolog isoform X1, with protein sequence MNSLPKKYLFWFAHEHIDFRVPEINSILNLFNVVSSKLKISEKSTVHPYWIVETDCETIIKKIASRSVSLKFCMELWAQASDPDKFHETLRTHASEKRQYYNNRDKTFKIIVETFSKHITQKEKVERIETLNYLPFEGPVKLNNPDNSFYYIEYYGTNSNTISESPEKLFFGKWIANGQRDLIQKLSLKTRKFIGTTSMDPQLSLLMANQAQVKNGDIIFDPFVGTGSLLVAAAQFGGYILGADIDFMMLHARTRPTRITQKIRSSDESVAANIKQYGKSSCYLDVVVSDFSRSMWKPQMRVDVIITDPPYGIREATERIGSAKTNPNIQENQVSTHIPSKIIYNLPHIFNDLLDFAVRHLVVNGRLVCWFPVYRDYYSTDQLPSHPCLKIIANSEQVLSIHSSRRLLTYVKIREPCEDDVVNTLNMLDYREMYFAFRKETRKDKRMKEALERATNRAEWEKRCKENKKEMNE
- the LOC130676157 gene encoding tRNA (guanine(10)-N2)-methyltransferase homolog isoform X2; translation: MELWAQASDPDKFHETLRTHASEKRQYYNNRDKTFKIIVETFSKHITQKEKVERIETLNYLPFEGPVKLNNPDNSFYYIEYYGTNSNTISESPEKLFFGKWIANGQRDLIQKLSLKTRKFIGTTSMDPQLSLLMANQAQVKNGDIIFDPFVGTGSLLVAAAQFGGYILGADIDFMMLHARTRPTRITQKIRSSDESVAANIKQYGKSSCYLDVVVSDFSRSMWKPQMRVDVIITDPPYGIREATERIGSAKTNPNIQENQVSTHIPSKIIYNLPHIFNDLLDFAVRHLVVNGRLVCWFPVYRDYYSTDQLPSHPCLKIIANSEQVLSIHSSRRLLTYVKIREPCEDDVVNTLNMLDYREMYFAFRKETRKDKRMKEALERATNRAEWEKRCKENKKEMNE